One genomic region from Quercus robur chromosome 4, dhQueRobu3.1, whole genome shotgun sequence encodes:
- the LOC126723760 gene encoding basic leucine zipper 24-like: MIETMDDGEVELSDNVQLSNPDSSIDFPATTSIDSFLDDILKNTRTCTHTHTCNPPGPEAAHTHTCYHTHTQVLSSQEDEQPNNKKKTSSKPRRQSGNREAVRKYREKKKAHTAYLEEEVKKLRLLNQQLVRKLQGQTVLEAEVLRLRSLFLDLRGKIDHELGIFPFQKQCNGTTMYKEGDCGVQSTDGAIGLQCQANLTCSHPNAGSSLQSGVGNGSRKMMVSLEENCHPTINDCSTNEMVNTEGKTMETVETLGSSASQAK; this comes from the coding sequence aTGATAGAAACCATGGATGATGGGGAGGTAGAGCTTTCTGATAATGTTCAATTATCGAATCCTGATTCGTCTATTGATTTTCCGGCTACAACATCCATTGATTCATTTCTTGATGATATCTTGAAAAACACCAGAACCTGCACCCACACTCACACTTGCAACCCACCCGGCCCTGAAGCGGCTCATACACATACATGTTATCACACTCACACCCAAGTTCTTTCATCTCAAGAAGATGAACaaccaaataataaaaagaaaactagtTCAAAACCAAGAAGACAATCAGGAAACAGAGAAGCCGTTCGGAAGTATAGGGAGAAAAAGAAGGCTCACACGGCTTATCTTGAAGAGGAAGTCAAGAAATTGCGGCTATTGAACCAGCAATTGGTCAGAAAATTACAAGGGCAAACAGTTCTTGAAGCTGAGGTTTTGAGATTGAGAAGTCTTTTCCTAGACCTTAGAGGAAAGATTGATCATGAGTTGGGTATTTTCCCCTTCCAAAAGCAGTGCAATGGTACTACTATGTATAAAGAAGGTGATTGTGGGGTGCAATCTACTGATGGGGCAATTGGCCTACAATGTCAGGCTAACTTAACATGCTCCCATCCAAATGCTGGATCTTCATTGCAGTCTGGTGTTGGTAATGGAAGCAGGAAAATGATGGTATCATTGGAAGAAAACTGTCACCCTACAATTAATGATTGTAGCACAAATGAGATGGTGAATACTGAAGGAAAAACAATGGAAACAGTGGAAACCTTAGGGTCATCAGCATCACAAGCCAAATAA
- the LOC126722606 gene encoding putative disease resistance protein At3g14460, with product MAGEGIKGRFRVLLDYFDSEEQELENFFRSLKRNDDFLEKWKIMLRALIFMVVDLESKKWSQGWNRNSVRVVVDLGLYKVEEAFYQAEDVMDEIFTEALQPLLDGRNFSYRYANWLAAESQTKSSPVWIYAKEKERIMEKILYRIDFFLKVGDALDLSGGREYDVYRMKLQKIRLNPIWDGESPRRFIYFVDESEVFGMDVKKEEFMNILLSDDTCNKELSVIPIQGQPGMGKTTLARIIYNDPIVGQHFDLKAWFRVGDFELVRVTKAIFESFNLQSLDLKVLNLQSGLNLDQLQVKLQEYLRGKRFLLVLDDVCSVNKDWEVFRSTLIGAAANKCCVTVTTRKEDYASLISTVNAYRMEPLLYDEIWSLFAKFAFGNQIPSSYPDLEPIGREIVRRCHGVPSTVRTLGSLLRFKLQVEDWKTVQKTLVTSRFYDKRIPGDDLPTNLKQCLRYCSLFSNDYEFKKENLVLLWMAEGLLDGQRMENTGYEYFDQLFSKKHFSSCSARDGVDTLFKMFNEKEDRSFSSRYFFGLEESFSAQFSSRYFFRLGDDSFSQFSVSIRHLSLFFRSQYDSTVIFKAIDKSNFLRTFLPLGHGSCHLSSDELHNLLSKLRFLRVLSLSRYHITVLPVSIGDLKHLRYIDLSDTLINRLPESVCDLCNLQTLILSNCHSLTELPQNMWKLINLRHLNICGTDLNEMPKKMSRLESLQTLSGFVVGKESISALQELGALLHLRTLRISKLQNMVSAEDAAKARMEKKFYLDELVLEWGGDIVDPEKDEDVSEKLQPPANLKKLHIDLYFGTKFPEWLGDRVLGNMTFLRLSNCKHCLDLPPLGDLVFLKALIIEGMDAVKRVGSEFLGRMDAVKRVGSEFFVMMDAVERVGSGTYGYSLPFNFLETQHLRGCQNGKNGFHLIQVKNSLACESYELLTTLMTEASLNKTLLDYHEKIQFITDNKIASFSEQMSVFKYEGTTESSLPKTGGAESSLHMTPNIGGEADLPSNNWSNQDALQELSSFKSMKVSDVSELMEVTGLHSLKIEGCDALEFIPEEVMGRNRSSCDSMIHLPLQLFPSLRSLSIWNCAYLESLSMPEESQAKLTSLDALEIKDCPKLVSFPGGGLPTPNLTSIWFSNCKNLEKLPNHMHTLGYLQSLSINNCPELVSLPEGGLPSKLSILCITFCEKLILGREWGLHKLDCLRRLEIEGGCKNVESFPEDQLLPSNLDSLRISRLSNLKNVNCKQLHHLTALKKLEISSCNELQTLPEEDLPSSLSFLCIKECPLLEPKLQNKRKRLV from the exons ATGGCTGGCGAGGGGATCAAAGGGCGATTTAGGGTGCTGTTGGACTATTTTGATTCTGAAGAACAAGAACTCGAAAACTTCTTTCGAAGTCTGAAACGCAATGATGACTTTCTGGAGAAGTGGAAGATAATGCTTAGGGCTCTAATTTTCATGGTGGTTGATTTAGAAAGCAAGAAATGGAGCCAGGGATGGAACAGGAACAGCGTACGCGTAGTCGTTGATCTTGGGCTGTACAAGGTTGAAGAAGCTTTCTATCAAGCAGAGGATGTCATGGATGAGATCTTCACTGAAGCTTTGCAACCATTGTTAGACGGCCGAAATTTTTCGTACCGGTATGCAAACTG GTTGGCTGCTGAATCTCAGACCAAGTCAAGTCCAGTATGGATCTACgcgaaagagaaagaaagaataatggAGAAGATCCTTTACAGAATAGATTTCTTTTTGAAGGTAGGAGATGCGCTCGATTTGAGTGGAGGCAGAGAATACGATGTATACCGTATGAAATTACAAAAGATCCGACTCAATCCCATCTGGGATGGCGAGTCTCCgagaagatttatttattttgtggatGAGTCTGAAGTATTCGGTATGGACGTTAAGAAAGAAGAATTTATGAATATCTTGCTGTCCGATGATACATGTAATAAAGAGTTGTCTGTAATTCCGATACAGGGTCAGCCTGGAATGGGCAAGACCACACTTGCTCGGATCATTTACAACGATCCCATCGTAGGCCAACATTTTGATCTCAAGGCCTGGTTTCGCGTTGGTGATTTTGAGTTGGTCAGAGTGACAAAAGCAATCTTTGAGTCCTTCAATTTGCAGTCTCTTGATCTCAAGGTATTAAATTTGCAGTCAGGACTAAATTTGGACCAACTCCAAGTAAAATTGCAAGAGTACCTTAGGGGAAAGAGATTTTTACTCGTTCTAGATGATGTGTGTTCTGTTAATAAAGACTGGGAAGTCTTTCGATCAACTTTAATAGGAGCTGCTGCCAATAAATGTTGTGTTACTGTAACTACACGCAAGGAAGATTATGCATCATTGATCAGTACTGTCAATGCTTATCGAATGGAGCCATTATTATATGATGAAATTTGGTCGCTGTTTGCAAAGTTTGCTTTTGGCAACCAAATCCCTAGTTCATATCCAGATCTAGAACCTATTGGCAGAGAAATTGTGCGTCGCTGTCACGGTGTGCCTTCAACAGTAAGAACACTAGGGTCTCTCTTGCGATTTAAGCTACAAGTTGAGGATTGGAAGACTGTACAGAAAACACTTGTGACTTCTCGTTTTTACGATAAAAGGATTCCGGGCGATGATCTTCCTACAAATCTGAAGCAATGCCTTAGATATTGTTCATTATTTTCCAACGATTATGAGTTTAAGAAAGAGAACCTTGTCCTTTTATGGATGGCAGAAGGTCTTCTAGATGGACAGAGAATGGAAAATACTGGTTACGAATACTTCGATCAATTGTTCTcgaaaaaacatttttcatcatGCTCTGCTCGTGATGGTGTTGATACGCTTTTCAAGATGTTCAATGAAAAGGAGGACCGTAGTTTCTCTTCTAGATATTTCTTCGGATTGGAGGAAAGCTTTTCTGCTCAATTCTCTTCTAGATATTTCTTCAGATTGGGGGATGATTCTTTTTCTCAATTCTCTGTAAGTATCAGgcatttgtcactttttttcaGAAGCCAATATGATTCCACAGTGATATTTAAGGCCATTGATAAATCCAATTTTTTAAGGACCTTTTTGCCACTGGGTCATGGATCATGTCATTTAAGTAGTGATGAGCTGCATAATTTGTTGTCCAAACTGCGATTCTTACGAGTGCTTTCTTTATCCCGTTATCATATCACTGTGTTACCTGTCTCCATTGGCGATTTGAAACATTTACGGTATATCGATCTCTCTGACACCCTAATTAATAGGTTacctgaatcagtttgtgaccTTTGCAATCTACAGACTTTAATATTGTCAAATTGTCATTCTCTAACTGAATTGCCACAAAACATGTGGAAGCTTATTAACTTGCGTCATCTCAACATTTGTGGAACTGACTTAAATGAGATGCCAAAAAAAATGAGCAGATTAGAAAGTCTTCAAACACTGTCTGGCTTTGTTGTGGGCAAAGAAAGCATCTCAGCACTACAAGAGTTGGGGGCGCTTTTGCATCTTCGAACACTTCGCATTTCAAAGTTACAGAACATGGTCTCTGCTGAAGATGCGGCTAAGGCcagaatggaaaaaaaattttaccttgATGAGCTTGTGTTAGAATGGGGTGGTGATATCGTTGATCCAGAAAAGGATGAAGATGTGTCTGAAAAGCTACAGCCTCCTGCAAATTTAAAGAAGCTCCACATTGATCTTTATTTTGGTACAAAATTTCCAGAATGGCTGGGGGATCGTGTATTAGGTAACATGACTTTCCTACGTCTTAGCAATTGCAAGCATTGCTTAGACTTGCCACCACTCGGGGATCTAGTATTTCTTAAAGCGCTCATTATTGAAGGGATGGATGCAGTGAAGAGGGTGGGTTCTGAATTCTTGGGGAGGATGGATGCAGTGAAGAGGGTGGGTTCTGAATTCTTCGTGATGATGGATGCAGTGGAGAGGGTGGGTTCTGGGACGTATGGCTATAGCTtaccatttaattttttggagaCTCAACATTTGAGGGGATGCCAGAATGGGAAGAATGGGTTTCATCTGATACAGGTGAAGAATTCCCTTGCTTGCGAGAGCTAT GAACTTCTGACTACACTTATGACAGAGGCATCATTAAACAAAACGCTTTTAGATTACCATGAAAAGATTCAGTTCATAACTGACAATAAAATTGCCTCATTCTCTGAGCAAATGAGTGTCTTTAAATATGAAGGTACTACAGAATCTTCATTGCCCAAGACTGGTGGTGCGGAATCCTCATTGCACATGACTCCAAACATTGGAGGTGAAGCTGATCTTCCCTCCAACAATTGGTCCAACCAAGATGCACTGCAAGAACTATCCTCTTTCAAAAGCATGAAAGTTTCAGATGTATCAGAACTGATGGAAGTAACGGGGCTACATAGCCTTAAAATTGAAGGATGTGATGCTCTGGAGTTCATACCTGAAGAAGTGATGGGCAGAAACC GGAGTAGCTGTGATTCCATGATACACCTCCCATTACAATTGTTTCCGAGTCTTAGAAGTCTTTCTATCTGGAATTGTGCATATCTGGAATCCCTTTCAATGCCAGAAGAAAGTCAGGCAAAGCTCACATCTCTTGATGCCTTAGAGATCAAGGATTGTCCAAAGCTGGTATCTTTTCCAGGAGGAGGATTGCCTACCCCCAACCTGACGTCCATTTGGTTCTCCAATTGCAAGAATCTTGAGAAACTGCCTAATCACATGCACACCCTTGGTTATCTCCAGTCATTGTCTATAAATAATTGCCCAGAACTTGTATCACTTCCAGAAGGGGGGTTGCCCTCCAAACTAAGTATACTTTGTATCACATTTTGCGAAAAACTCATTCTTGGGAGGGAGTGGGGTTTGCATAAGCTTGACTGTCTTCGTCGGTTGGAGATTGAAGGTGGATGTAAAAACGTGGAGTCATTTCCAGAGGACCAGTTACTGCCCAGCAATCTCGACTCTCTACGCATCAGCAGACTTTCTAATCTCAAAAATGTGAACTGCAAGCAGCTTCATCACCTTACTGCTCTCAAGAAATTGGAGATTAGCAGCTGTAACGAACTCCAGACCTTGCCAGAGGAGGACCTTCCCTCCTCCCTGTCTTTTCTCTGCATCAAGGAGTGCCCTTTGCTGGAACCAAAACTCCAAAATAAGAGGAAAAGATTGGTCTAA
- the LOC126722607 gene encoding putative disease resistance RPP13-like protein 1 encodes MKCAGLPLAAKTLGCLLHSKVEAEEWYRILNSTIWDLPDNDEGGCSGILPALYLSYFHLPSHLKQCFVYCSIFPKGYKFEKEKLVLLWMADGFLEHPNIKNSMEEVGYEYFCELLSRSFFQPSSSDESCFVMHDLLNDLAQFASGEFSCKFENGKHHGISKKLETEFLRTFLSLSISDTIECSSTLLLSSCTNLTELPEKIVILTKLRHLNVSETRLEEMPPKFGILTSLQLLTDFVVCKNSNSGSDISELGKFSYLRSTLSISKLENVVEAEDASKAELKSKKYLKELVFKWTTATTTHHVNEVLNKLQPHENLKKLTIENYGGTAFPNWLGNAIFSNMVVLRLNNCKYCTSLPPLGQLSSLQELLITKMEGLERLEDNQFYGTGQTGFQPFRSLKSLKFTELRHWRHWIHSAHGGEDFPSIQELQIQQCPKFIGSLPRHPFSTNREISGCPRFEEEEELTRRVQPQASTDQEEELARRVRPRRC; translated from the exons ATGAAGTGTGCAGGGCTGCCTCTAGCTGCAAAAACATTGGGATGCCTCTTGCACTCGAAAGTAGAAGCTGAGGAATGGTATAGAATACTCAATAGCACAATTTGGGATTTACCTGATAATGATGAGGGTGGCTGCAGTGGCATTCTTCCTGCTTTGTATTTGAGCTATTTTCATCTCCCTTCACATCTCAAACAATGCTTTGTTTATTGTTCCATATTTCCCAAGGGATATAAGTTTGAAAAGGAGAAATTGGTACTCCTATGGATGGCAGACGGTTTTTTAGAGCACCCAAACATTAAGAACTCAATGGAAGAGGTTGGGTATGAGTATTTTTGTGAGCTAttatcaagatcattttttcAACCATCAAGTTCTGACGAGTCATGCTTTGTGATGCATGACCTTCTTAATGATTTAGCTCAATTTGCATCTGGAGAATTTTCTTGTAAGTTTGAGAATGGCAAGCATCATGGAATTTCAAAAAAGCTCG AGACGGAGTTTTTGCGAACCTTCCTTTCACTAAGCATTTCAGATACTATTGAATGCTCCAGC ACGTTGTTGTTGTCTAGTTGTACTAACCTCACTGAGTTACCAGAAAAAATTGTTATCCTCACTAAGTTACGTCATCTAAATGTGAGTGAAACCAGGTTGGAAGAGATGCCGCCTAAATTTGGAATCCTAACGAGTCTCCAATTGTTGACTGATTTTGTTGTGTGCAAAAATAGTAATAGTGGGTCAGATATCAGTGAATTGGGCAAGTTCTCATATCTTCGAAGTACTCTTTCCATCTCAAAGTTGGAGAATGTCGTCGAAGCTGAAGATGCTTCAAAGGCCGAGTTGAAAAGTAAGAAATATCTTAAAGAGTTGGTTTTCAAATGGACTACTGCTACCACGACTCATCATGTAAATGAAGTACTCAACAAGCTTCAGCCtcatgaaaatttgaagaaGCTTACCATTGAAAACTACGGTGGTACAGCGTTTCCCAATTGGTTAGGTAATGCTATTTTCTCTAACATGGTGGTTCTGCGACTTAACAATTGCAAATATTGCACGTCCTTACCACCACTGGGGCAGTTATCTTCTCTTCAAGAACTCCTCATCACAAAGATGGAAGGATTAGAAAGGTTGGAGGATAATCAATTTTACGGGACTGGGCAAACTGGATTCCAGCCATTTCGGTCTCTAAAATCTCTGAAGTTTACGGAGTTACGACATTGGAGGCACTGGATACATTCTGCACATGGAGGTGAAGATTTCCCTTCCATTCAGGAGCTTCAAATACAACAATGTCCAAAATTCATTGGAAGCTTACCAAGGCACCCTTTCTCAACGAATCGGGAGATTTCTGGATGTCCTCGGTTTGAAGAGGAGGAGGAGTTGACTCGAAGGGTACAACCACAAGCATCTACTGACCAAGAGGAGGAGTTAGCTCGAAGGGTAAGACCACGCCGATGCTGA